The following DNA comes from Epinephelus moara isolate mb chromosome 2, YSFRI_EMoa_1.0, whole genome shotgun sequence.
TCACTGCAGATTATTTCTCCTCAAAAATCCAAATGATCCTGAACACAGGCAGTAGCAGATGGCAGAAGACAGCGAGGAGAGaataaaaggaaaggaaagaaataactacaaagtgtgtgtttacagcacCTCTGGTCCATAGATGGACGTTTCCAACACTTTAAAAggttgaaatatatttttttatctctAAAAAGTtcaaaaacaaactgatcaaCATAGATTTAAAACCTAAATCATTTTAGAAACCTAATTTGGGGTACACACATGGCTGACAAGGTATTCTGAATAAATAACATGTACCTGTACACTTTGTCCTACTGTCCCAGTCTTTGTGTAGCgtaaagtacatttactcaagtactgtacttaagtacaaatttgaggtacttgtacttgagtctTTAATTTTAagaagataaactttattaatccctgaggggaaattcagttttgccactcacacattcacaaacaggaCCCGTACATGAGGAGATGTTAGAGCAAGAATTGCTACTAATGGACAGGTACCCTAAACAGTTGGgtgtttggtgccttgctcagggacatctctccagctgccagtccacgctccacatttGGTCCAGACGGGAACTTGAACCAGCGACcaaagtccctatggactgtgCGAATGCCACTTTATACTGTTGCTCCGGCATTTGAGTGTGCCTGCCATGTGTCTACAGTGAAGACAATTAATTTGAGGACGCAAAATAACGCGGCATGTGTGCAGCAACTGCACAGCTGCCCTGTGTGGGCGCAGCAGGACACCTTATAGGAACTGGTTAGTATTGCATGTATCAGTGTCTTTATGTATAATTTTTGTACTGTGTAGTTTTTAATTCTTCACTCTTGTTGTTACATCTTACCCCAGACTGTGTTACAACCTGTCCCAGTGTAGGGGAGCAGGCTGTAGCAATGGCTCTCCTTGTGTTGGACATCAGTTAATGACGTCTGTGATGTAGCTGGAGAAGTTGGAAAGACTGCTGTTTGTTAAGGGTGCAAAAATTTGAGACCTCCAACACAAACAGTTTAAGTGCTGAGACAAAAGTGTTACAACTATACCTGGTCTCccctacttttacttttactgtacTAACACAAGCACATTTTCCTAATTACATTtacttacttttacttaactaaCCTTTTCAATGCAGGGCTTTAGTTTGTGGTGGAGTACTTTCACAGTGTgatattagtacttttacttgagtaaaggatctgagtacttcctcctcctccagttgTTTGAAGAAAAGTGAAAGTTAACAGCTGATTCGAAGATGAAATTAACAAACTAAGTGATTCCAGTTTACAGACTCAGTCCCATCATCACATCATCGTCCAGTTCAAAGAATCAAAGGGTTCAAGAGGTCAAATCAAAGTCCAGATTTCTTCTCATGTCTGACTGAACTTCAGCCATCAAACGCTCAAGAAGCTCATTAACATATTAAAGCGCAGTCAGGTGTTTGATGGCGGCTTCACACTTTGTGCTTCTCTTTAAAACTGGACACTGGAGCTCCAGAGCTCAGAAGCAACTTGTTCAGACATTCAAGTGTAACGATGGACAGCAGGAGCGGCGTGTCGGACTTCAGCATGGAGCGCATCCTCTCCCCACAGTTCGGACACAAGACCTCGGTGATGGAGTTTCCACCAGGAGGTTGTCTCCAGAGGATCCAAGGCGGATTCAGTTTGGACTCCGGGAACATCAGACCTCCTGCGCCGGTCCTGGTGCCGGTGCCGGTGCCAGTGTCAGGCTGCCTTCAGTACCGAGGGATGAGCTTCGGAGAGGCGTTGTACCCGTGCGGAGCCGGTTTCCATCACACAGACTTCAGCATTTATCCAAACTTACAACAAGCAGCTCACGTGCATTTCAGCAGCAGCCAGGACTCTGCAggttattattatatattttttttacatttctaaaGATAATCTTGAAAAGTTTGTTGACATAAAGTTGTATTtgaatttaaactttttttttagtttaagaGTAAACTCTTAGACCGATACTTAATTCAGGATCACTTTTCGCGCATTTCTTCCGTTTTTCGCTCCATTAACTCGTttaaatgttactttttttttaccaggtgCTCAACAGTTTGCAAGTCACCATGGTTACCATCAAGCTGGGATGCTGGCGCAGTCGCGTCAGAAGGCCCGGATGAGGACGGTGTTCACCGACAGTCAGACCAAGCGACTCGAGGCGCTGTTCGAGCTCACCGAGTATCCAGCAGTTGAGGCACGCGCTGAGGTGGCGAGGAGCACCGGCCTGAGCGAGGAGACGGTCAGGGTGAGTCCCACgtgatgatttttatttttcattaatttaataGGCCGGAGAAAGAAAAAGGGCGCAAAGCCTCTCCTGGCTGCGTAAAATGTTGCCAGTTTGGATTTTACGCACGGTCTTATCcatgaagttttttttcttttatgtggCAAATCAAGTCTGTCCTTTTACAaggaaaattattatttatcgTTATATAATTCACAGTATTAAACATATACAACCCACATGCGTATGCGGAGCCACTGAGgtgatttattttaatcatgTGTGAACAAGGAATGCGCAGAACCTGTCCATATGGCAGTTTTACGCACGATCGCTTTCTCGTTCCATATTCTTCTGGTGTCGTAGTGGGAGGGGAAGGTGGGACTGACCCAGGGCTCCCAAAACTGGCTGAATAAATCTGCTGAAATACTTAActatgtattaaaaaaaacatggaagcTCTCTGAGACCTCTCTCACCCCGTAGGGAGTGTTCTTATGAAGGTGGTGGGAGTGGTGCCAAAaaggggaggcatgtcaaataatttagTAAGCACTTGGGGGGGACGTCTGGCTTAGGGGAGGAGCATACACATTTGAatagttgtattttgtatttcttttataaCGGATTTTTAAAGAAAGACAAATCACCATTTATCACAACTAGAAActgtaaaacagaaattattgctGGATTTTCAAACTTCCGATGGTTTAatcttgtctctctttctgtttgtggTTCCAGGTGTGGTTTAAGAACCGCAGAGCCAGGAGGAAGCGACAGCGCAGCGGGTCGAAGGTCaaatccccctcctctcccaccAGAGCTGGAGCAGAGAAGTTCTTCACCTCCTTCCTCTGAACCCAACGAACCTgatgcttctcaaagtcaaggaaggatccttcaGTGCCCTGAATTTTAAGAAGGACTGTACCAGTGTCAAGGACCCTTGGATTCCACTGAGGACtgagtccttccttcagagaattttaaAGGATGCATACCCACAAgacccacaattctttgcacACAATTTGCCTGATTTAAAGGCGGGGCCTCTTCAGTGACGCACACCTGTTCGAATGTATGCTCACTGAACACTAGGAAGGagtcttgccttgcctctgtaggACCCAACTTTGAAGGACCCATCCTTCCaaaggaagcatccttgactttgtgAAGCACTGACTGTCCACCTGCTGCTCAGAGGTCAAACTCATCCTGTAACATGACTTCTGCtatcagaggtcaaaggtcggcTGACAGCATCCTGCTGTTGGATAACAGGCTTGGctaaacaaacagctgctctGATGTGACTGCAGGTGATTTTCTAAGTGTGATGACGCGTTCAGAAGCTGCAGGGAAAGTCCGACACCTGAGACTTCAAACCCTGATGAGTCAGGAGACCTGTTCGGCCTGAGCTGCAGTTTTATCTCAGCGGAGTGACTTTGCTGTggcttttaaattattttgtatttttatgtaatttattgAGATTTGTGTATTATAGATGCCATGTGCAGGTTTTAAACATGAGCACCATCGAGTGGTTtcttcaaaaaataaattttgttGAAATGAATTTAGTCTtgtgttggtttatttttatacatttattcatttttgtgtATCTTTATTTACTGTATAGATTATGCTTCAGCAAAATTTAGAGAAGCATGATTTATAATGTACTTTGTATTTCAGCACActgtgaaaaacatttaatttcaaaatggcatttttacaATGACACTTTTTTTATGAGAAAAGCATCATATCTTCATATCTGAGACCAGTGAATATTCTGCATTTTTGCTCAGAGGATAAAACAGTAACATAAAAAGTCACATAACTGCTTTAAGTTTGCCCTGTCCCTAATAATGTGACAGCATAAGAACAATACATCTAATTATTCTCTAGATATTCTGACACACTACAGGGAGACAACTTACAGGTCTAAATGCAATATTACTCTTACACAAAgacttttttcataaaaaatatatcttcAAAACATAAAGCTCAACAttttaaaaggtgtttttttcACTGGAGTTTCCTTCAGTCAAATCTTATCTTGAAGTATCTTATTTTACAGCATCTTaaattgtaaaatgtattttatctaAACTTATCTAATCcagaaaatgtcattaaatagtgaaaaaagCCTGTTATATTTTCACACAACCCAGACAGATAAATTCACAAAAATATTAAGTAAATGATCATATacaaccaaaaaaaaccaaacttcatatttgaaaagctggaaccagcaaatatttgccATTTTTGCCATGAAGCTGTAAAAGTCACATAAAAAAAGTCACTAAAATAATTTGCATCATTAACAAGGTGACAACATAAGAAACATCTGATTATTTGCTATATAATTCCTTTGAAGATATTCTGACACATTACAGAGACACAATAAATAGATTACGATCCAATATTGCTCTTAAATAAAGACTTTTTCCccataaaaacagattttaaaaattcTTCAAAACATTATAGCTCATCTTTTtcaatgatgttttttcactGGAGTTTCCTTCTGTCAAATTTTATCCTATTTTATCTTAACGTTTCTTATGTAACCTTCATGTCTTGCAGTATTTTCTatgacaaaatgtaataaaacactgaaaaagccCATTTGAATTTC
Coding sequences within:
- the LOC126400805 gene encoding homeobox protein goosecoid-like; its protein translation is MDSRSGVSDFSMERILSPQFGHKTSVMEFPPGGCLQRIQGGFSLDSGNIRPPAPVLVPVPVPVSGCLQYRGMSFGEALYPCGAGFHHTDFSIYPNLQQAAHVHFSSSQDSAGAQQFASHHGYHQAGMLAQSRQKARMRTVFTDSQTKRLEALFELTEYPAVEARAEVARSTGLSEETVRVWFKNRRARRKRQRSGSKVKSPSSPTRAGAEKFFTSFL